Within Bremerella sp. JC817, the genomic segment CTGGCGGGGGGAATCTGGTTCAGCTTGGCTCCGATCTTGCCAGTCCCGAGTCGGCAACTTCCCCAGAAGATGCATCTGCGGTAAGCTCGGAGCGGATTTAAGCCGAGACGCACCGCTCTGAAAGGACACCATGGCCGAGCCAATTGCCTATTGGGAAGGAACCTGGAAACCGCATCGTGAATTGACCATTCCGCTAAACGACGCAGGCTTCCAGCTTGGCACAACCGTGGCCGAGCAATTACGAACCTTCAACGGCAAGATCTTTCGCCTGGACCAACATCTCGACCGGCTCTGGCGAAGCCTCGAAATCCTGGGGGTCCAATCGCCTGAGTCGCGTGAATCGCTGACGGACGTCGTTCATCAGATTATCGAGCACAACTTTCCGCTGCTGCCAGCCGGTGCCGATCTGGGTGTCTCGATCTTCGTCACGCCAGGCCCGCTAGAGCAAGTCAGCCGTCCGCATAAGACGGGTCGCCTGGCCGTCCATACACAGATGGTCGCCTTCAAGACCTTCGCCCATCTGTACGAAGCGGGGCAGCCGCTGATTGTTCCGTCGACACGTCAAACACCGGTCGAATGCTGGCCTCGGGAATTGAAGGTTCGGTCGCGAGTCCATTACTACCTGGCCGATCTGGAAGCAAAACGGGAAGATCCGACCGCTCGGGCAGTCCTGCTCGACATGGATGGCTACGTGATGGAGGCCACCACGGCGAACATCGCCAAGTATCATCCCAACACCGGGCTGGAGCTTCCACCCGCCGAACTGGTGCTGCCTGGCATTAGCATCGCAACGCTGACCGAACTGGCCAAGCGACTCGATATTCCGGTCACGCATCGGCAGCTCACGCCAGAAGACTTCGCCACAGCGGACGAGGTGCTGCTGACCAGCACTTCCCCCTGCGTGATCCCGTGCAATACATGGAACGGCAAGCCAATCAGCGTGGGCAAACCTGGGCCGATCTTCAAGCAATTGATCGAGGCCTGGGAAGAAATGGTCGGGCTGAACGTTCGCGAGCAGGCGCTTCGATTCGCAACCTAGATGTCGCGACGCATGTCGACCGTGAGCGGGATCTTCTTGTTGGCGTACCAGGTTTTCCAACCAGCTTCATTGAACTGGAAGTCGACCTGGTCACCCAAGATCTCTTTCAATGCGACCAGGACGGCAGTGTTGGTCAGATCCTGTTCGACGATCTGGGCCTTCGGCTGTCCGAACGACATGCCTCCACCACCCTGGTTGCTGAACGCGGCGTTGGTACGCCCAGGGTCGCCACCCTTGGTGACCTGAAACTTGTGCGTCGTGACCAGGGCATCCATCAGCGGCAAAACACTGGCCGGATGCTTGAGTCGGCCGAGAACGATCGCTGCTCGATTTACCTGCGTGTTATCCGAGCTCTTAAGCTGCTTGATCAGGTAGGCAACCGCGACTTGATTATCGCGATTCTCGAGGCCGATCGTGGCCAGGTCGCGAACGGTATCGTTCGGATCGTTCGCCGCCAGGCTGACCAAGGCCATCGTTGTCTGAGCCGTCTTGATGTTGGAAAGGCCTTCGACCACTAACTGCTTGATCGAAGCATTGTCTTCGCCATCGAGGAGTTCGACGAGGGCCAGACCTGCGTAAGGATCTTTCACCGTTCGCAAACCGTTGGCGGCCTCTTGAGCACGATCACCACCACGCTTGAGCCACGACTTCCAGATCCGTACCTGTTTACGCCATTCGACCTGTTTGTCTTCGTTCGAGCTCTCTTGCTCTTTCATCTTGATGTCTTGTGGGAACCGCCAGCGACCACCGTCGCGAACGTAGCCCTGCTGACGCATCCAGTCTTCGCGGATGATCCACTTGTTCTGGAATCGCTCGTAGCCAAGGGCCTTGCGGGCCGCTTCGTTATCGGGGTCTTGCTTCAAGATTTCGTTGTAATGAAAGTCTCGCTTGTCCGGCAGGTTGTTCTCGTCGCACCAGCGCGCCATCTGAAACTGCCCTTCAATCGTGTCGGGCATGCGAGGCAGAAACTGCTCGTACTGTTTGAGCTGGGCCGAGAACGCCACCACATCACGAACCGTGGTCTTCCCCAGCACCAGCGTGCCAGAGTCGGTCTTCACTTCGTACGTCGTGCGAGGCGATTGATCCGGGTTGAGAAGTGTCCCTTCGATGGTCCCGCCGCTGGCCATATGAAAGATCTCGGCCTGGGCCACGGCGCAGCTTCCCCAGAAGAGGCTCGCCGCAGCGACCATCTGAAAGAAAGGCGAGTTGGCAGGGCGTCGAAACGTCACCAGCGAATTCCTGAAAGGGACCATGGGTCCTGAAAACCTATCCCTAAGTATACGAACCAGTTACCTTCGGAACCAAGATTTGGTGACAGAAATCGGAAAATGCGGGTTTTGCCGCTCATTTGGCCCCAGTCTTAGTGGTAACCAAGGCGGCATAATCAGCTAATCGTCTTCGATCTCGATATTTCCGAGGACGGTGCCTTCTTCCATATCGGCCGTTTGTTGCAGCAATTGCCCCGAGATTTCCCAGTAGACTTCCATGCTGGTGGGTGAAAGGTTTTCGACATCCTGCTCGCCTCCCAGGAATAGCGGCACCTCGAATCCGATGCATTCGTCGTGGCTTGGCGGCTCGCCTCCCGAGGCCAGCCACTCGTCGTAGAACGACTTTCCGAGAGCATCATCCGCGAATTCGATGAATTCCCGGTTATGCAACTCAAGGAAGTTCGAAGGGATCTGGAAGATCTCACCCGAGCCTATTTCGAACAACAATATCTCGTATTGCCCCTCGGTTTTCCGCGCTGCATCCAGTGCGAAGACACGCCCCTGCCAGTCGAAACCGAAGCACATAATGCGTTTCTGATAGCCAGGAAAGGCATGCGAAACGATATCGTTCCAGGTCGGAATCTCGGTCACCTCGAACAGTCGATAGATTCCCTTGCCGAATGAACCACCAGAACGGCTGGCAAAAAACTCGGTGATTCCGTGGGCCAGCGGTTCGATCTTGTCGAAAGCGGCCGTCGGGCAGGTCGATGGCGAAGGAAGCGGGTCGCGCGGGAAGGAACTGTCGAAGAGCATGCTGAGGCATCCTGAATAGTCGGACAGAATGCGGCGTGACACGACGTTTTCGTGCCGCCAATCTGCCTCTATCCTGCGCCTGCGGCCACCCAATAGCAATAGAATCGGTGGCCCATTTGGCGGAATCGCTCCGCCCGAAGCCACTTAAGACGTTTGGGCCAGATCGTCCGATCGGAAGGCTTCGATGATCACTTGTGGCACCTTAGCCGGCATCCGCTTCTCGAGATCGACGAAGGCCCAGTTCGTCTGAGCGATCGCTACGACCTTCTGGTCGCTGCGTCGAACGATCTCGTACTTACGCACACAGGAAGCTCGGCGGAACGAATCGACCCAGGTCACGACTTCCAACTGATCGTTCTCGAAAGCGGGAAAGCGATACTCGATCTGATGGGCCCGAACGACCCAACTGCAGCCGAGCTCGCCGTATTCTTTATGCCCCCAACCTTTTTCCAAAGAATGAGCCACCGCGGCATCCTGCATCCACTTCAAGTAGACGAGGTTGTTCACGTGCCCTTGGACGTCGATGTCATCGGCAACGACTTCGATTGGATAACGATGGATGTTGGTGAGCATGAGATTTGAACGCGATTAAGCTCCGGCGGTGATTCGCCGTGGAGTATGTAAGTTTCGCACGTCTACGACATGCATGCCAGCGGCCTGGCCTGCTTCGATCCCCAGTTGGGCATCTTCGTAAACGCAGCATTTTTCAGGGGCGACATTCAACCGGCGAGCCGCTTCCAGGAACACATCCGGAAACGGTTTGTGCCGTGTGGTATCTTCCGAAGAAACAAATGCCTGGAAGTAGTGCCGCAGTTCAAGCTGATCAATGATGCGATCCATCACCCATTTCATCGCACCTGTGGCGACGGCCATCGGCACTTTGCCATGATTGGCTCGCAAGACTTCGATGACCGGTTCAATGGGTTCGACTTCCGAGATCAGCTCAATGAACGCGTCTTCCTTCTCATGAGCACAAGCCAGAGGATCGATAACAACGCCCTGCTCTTCGGCCAGCATCGCGAAGATACGTTCCGATGGCACCCCCCCGAGCGCGTAAAAGCGATCTTCCGATAATTCCAGCTTGTGTTTCTCGGCCGTTTGCCGCCAAGCCAGAAAATGTGCCGGCATGGTATCGGCCAAAGTGCCGTCCAGGTCGAAGATATACCCCGCGAACTCCATTGATCCCTCTCTTTAGGGTCCGATTTTGCTTACTGTCTGTTTCTGCCCATTGTAGATCGTCCCACGTCGCAATGAAGGCCATTTGAGTTGACTCCCGGGTTTCCGCGTGGCGATAATGGGGCTTCCCTCCGCCTTGTGCAACGATCCTCCCCTCTCGCACCTTCTTAAGGGTACTGCTGAATGCGTCTGCCGATTTTCCTTTCTTTCTGTCTGACACTGCTTCTCGGGAACACTTTGTCGGCTGAGGACAACTGGCCCGAGTTTCGTGGTTCGGATGGGAACGGTACCAGCCTTTCGGCGGACGTGCCGACCGATCTGTCCGACTCCAGCAACATTGCCTGGAAAGTCGAACCACACGGCAAAGGTTGGTCGTCTCCCGTGATTTGGGGAGACCAGCTGTGGATCACCACCGCCACTGTCGATGGCAAGAAACAGTACGCCCTTTGCTACGACCGCAACAGCGGCGAAACCATTCACGACTTGCTACTGTTTGAAAACGAAAGCCCTGACGAAGCGCACGAAACCAACAGCTATGCCTCGTGCACCCCAGCGATCGAAGAGGGACGAGTCTACGTTCACTTCGGCAAATATGGCACGGCCTGCCTCGATACGAAGACGGGCGAGAAGCTATGGGAACGCCGTGACTTTGAATGCAATCACCACCGTGGCCCTGCTTCGAGTACGGTCATCGACGACAAGCACGTTTACGTCGCCTACGATGGATTCGATTTGCAGTATGTCGTGGCTCTCGACAAGAAGACCGGCGAGACCGTCTGGAAGGTCGATCGCAATATCGACTACGGCACCGATAATGGCGACCGCAAGAAGGCGTACGGCACGGCGCTGCTGATCAACCATGAAGGACGCCGCCAATTGATCTATCCGAGCGCCGTCGAAACGCAGGCCTTCGATCCTGACACTGGGAAGATTTTGTGGACCGTGCGTCACGGTGGCATGAACGCCGCGATTCGCCCGGTCTATCGCCACGGCCTTGTCTACATCTTTGCCGGCGACGGCCAAGACAAGCTGGTCGCCGTCGATCCTTCCGGAAGCGGGGATGTCACGCTGACGCATGTTGCCTGGCGCGCAGGCAAAGGAATCCCGCTTCGCCCAGGCCCCGTTTTCGTCGACAACAAAATCTTCCTGCTGGAAGATAAAGGGGTCGTTTCATGCCTCGATGCCAAGAATGGCGATACCCTGTGGGTGAAGCGAATCGGCGGGAACTATCGTGCTTCACTCTTATGTGCCGGCGACAATCTGTATGCATTCACCGACGATGGCCATGCCACCGTCTTCAAAGTTGCGGACGACTACGAAGAAGTCGCTCAGGCCGACTTTCCCTCAGGCTTCCAAGCCTCCGGTGCCGTGGTCGGCGATTCACTTTACCTCCGCAGCGTGAAAGGGTTGTACTGCTTCCGGAATCCGAAGTAGTCCCCTTCAGACAGCGTCTCATCTCCCCAAACTTCTCTTCAATAACAAGGCCCAGCCAACGATGAGCAAGGTCACCTGGTCGATTTGTGCCCTTACCTTGGCCGCGTTCCTATACCTTCCTTTGCAAGCGGCCGAGGAGGGCAAGAACAATGTCCAACAAACACGATCGCAAAAGGTTCGTGGAGACCGCGAGAAGGTTCTCTCGGACGGCTATTGGATTTACAACGATTTCGAGAAAGGTTTGGCCGAATCGAAGAAGACCGGCAAGCCGCTGCTGATTGTCTTACGATGCATTCCGTGCGAAGAGTGTGTCAAGCTCGACGAAGAGATCATGGAGAAAGATCCTGAGCTTCGTCAGCTGATGGATCAATACGTTCGCGTTCGAATCGTTGGCACCAACGGTTTGGATTTGAACTTGTTCCAATACGACTACGATCAGTCATTCGCCGTCTTTTTGATGAATGCTGACAAAACAATCTATGGCCGCTTCGGCACGCGATCGCATCGAACCGATTGGACGAGCGACGTTTCGATCGATGGTTTCGAGAAAGCTCTGGCAACCGGGCTGGAGTGGCATGCGAACTACCCTGAGAACAAAGCGATGTTCGCTGCCAAGCAGGGTGGCAAGCCCCTCTTCGCGGCCCCTGAAAAATCGCCGGCCTTGAAAGACAAATACACCTCGGCACTCAACTACGAAGGGGACGTCGTCAAAAGCTGTATCCATTGCCACCAGATCGGGGACGCTCAGAAGTCGTTCTTCCGCGATCAAGG encodes:
- a CDS encoding aminotransferase class IV, with the protein product MAEPIAYWEGTWKPHRELTIPLNDAGFQLGTTVAEQLRTFNGKIFRLDQHLDRLWRSLEILGVQSPESRESLTDVVHQIIEHNFPLLPAGADLGVSIFVTPGPLEQVSRPHKTGRLAVHTQMVAFKTFAHLYEAGQPLIVPSTRQTPVECWPRELKVRSRVHYYLADLEAKREDPTARAVLLDMDGYVMEATTANIAKYHPNTGLELPPAELVLPGISIATLTELAKRLDIPVTHRQLTPEDFATADEVLLTSTSPCVIPCNTWNGKPISVGKPGPIFKQLIEAWEEMVGLNVREQALRFAT
- a CDS encoding HEAT repeat domain-containing protein, whose translation is MTFRRPANSPFFQMVAAASLFWGSCAVAQAEIFHMASGGTIEGTLLNPDQSPRTTYEVKTDSGTLVLGKTTVRDVVAFSAQLKQYEQFLPRMPDTIEGQFQMARWCDENNLPDKRDFHYNEILKQDPDNEAARKALGYERFQNKWIIREDWMRQQGYVRDGGRWRFPQDIKMKEQESSNEDKQVEWRKQVRIWKSWLKRGGDRAQEAANGLRTVKDPYAGLALVELLDGEDNASIKQLVVEGLSNIKTAQTTMALVSLAANDPNDTVRDLATIGLENRDNQVAVAYLIKQLKSSDNTQVNRAAIVLGRLKHPASVLPLMDALVTTHKFQVTKGGDPGRTNAAFSNQGGGGMSFGQPKAQIVEQDLTNTAVLVALKEILGDQVDFQFNEAGWKTWYANKKIPLTVDMRRDI
- a CDS encoding T6SS immunity protein Tdi1 domain-containing protein, giving the protein MSRRILSDYSGCLSMLFDSSFPRDPLPSPSTCPTAAFDKIEPLAHGITEFFASRSGGSFGKGIYRLFEVTEIPTWNDIVSHAFPGYQKRIMCFGFDWQGRVFALDAARKTEGQYEILLFEIGSGEIFQIPSNFLELHNREFIEFADDALGKSFYDEWLASGGEPPSHDECIGFEVPLFLGGEQDVENLSPTSMEVYWEISGQLLQQTADMEEGTVLGNIEIEDD
- a CDS encoding acyl-CoA thioesterase, which gives rise to MLTNIHRYPIEVVADDIDVQGHVNNLVYLKWMQDAAVAHSLEKGWGHKEYGELGCSWVVRAHQIEYRFPAFENDQLEVVTWVDSFRRASCVRKYEIVRRSDQKVVAIAQTNWAFVDLEKRMPAKVPQVIIEAFRSDDLAQTS
- a CDS encoding HAD-IA family hydrolase gives rise to the protein MEFAGYIFDLDGTLADTMPAHFLAWRQTAEKHKLELSEDRFYALGGVPSERIFAMLAEEQGVVIDPLACAHEKEDAFIELISEVEPIEPVIEVLRANHGKVPMAVATGAMKWVMDRIIDQLELRHYFQAFVSSEDTTRHKPFPDVFLEAARRLNVAPEKCCVYEDAQLGIEAGQAAGMHVVDVRNLHTPRRITAGA
- a CDS encoding PQQ-binding-like beta-propeller repeat protein, which gives rise to MRLPIFLSFCLTLLLGNTLSAEDNWPEFRGSDGNGTSLSADVPTDLSDSSNIAWKVEPHGKGWSSPVIWGDQLWITTATVDGKKQYALCYDRNSGETIHDLLLFENESPDEAHETNSYASCTPAIEEGRVYVHFGKYGTACLDTKTGEKLWERRDFECNHHRGPASSTVIDDKHVYVAYDGFDLQYVVALDKKTGETVWKVDRNIDYGTDNGDRKKAYGTALLINHEGRRQLIYPSAVETQAFDPDTGKILWTVRHGGMNAAIRPVYRHGLVYIFAGDGQDKLVAVDPSGSGDVTLTHVAWRAGKGIPLRPGPVFVDNKIFLLEDKGVVSCLDAKNGDTLWVKRIGGNYRASLLCAGDNLYAFTDDGHATVFKVADDYEEVAQADFPSGFQASGAVVGDSLYLRSVKGLYCFRNPK
- a CDS encoding Trx7/PDZ domain-containing (seleno)protein, encoding MSKVTWSICALTLAAFLYLPLQAAEEGKNNVQQTRSQKVRGDREKVLSDGYWIYNDFEKGLAESKKTGKPLLIVLRCIPCEECVKLDEEIMEKDPELRQLMDQYVRVRIVGTNGLDLNLFQYDYDQSFAVFLMNADKTIYGRFGTRSHRTDWTSDVSIDGFEKALATGLEWHANYPENKAMFAAKQGGKPLFAAPEKSPALKDKYTSALNYEGDVVKSCIHCHQIGDAQKSFFRDQGNVIPDQYLFPYPHPKAIGLILDPSETNLVEAITADSIAEKAGLKPGDRIASLDGQPILSIADAQWVLHHADSADEIDVTYVRGSEKGETVLSLPEGWRQQDDLSWRVSSWPMRRMVLGGLVLEEANAEQRAQAGITDPNQMALRVRFMGRYGDHALAMKTGFQVDDILIEYDGHTDLMRETDLLAYAAQNCLPGEKVAIEFVRGGAKKKLSLKMQK